A genomic window from Chitinivorax sp. B includes:
- the rpoD gene encoding RNA polymerase sigma factor RpoD — MAADQEFDKPDIPQPEKESAPSGRAMSPADAEARRARLKTLIVLGKERGYLTFAEINDHLPEDMLDAEQIEGIISMIADMGIQVYDEAPDAEQLLMSDATPAVADDDAVEEAEAALSTVDSEFGRTTDPVRMYMREMGTVELLTREGEIEIAKRIEEGLKHMIQAISACPMTIAEMLRLADAVEKDELRVDEFIDGIVDPNAVEAEEAEFKEPSDEEELAAAEEEEEDEEGGGGGAMSANLELLKADMLAKFAIIRPLYEKMIKALQKSGPGSKQYAEVQEAISAELLNIRFTVKQIEAMCDALRKQVEEIRSYEREIMEICVNRAGMPRELFIKSFPSHEVDHDWVLDQIGLAKPYSEAIDRQKHAIFEAQKRLSVIQDQAMIPIKELKEINRQMSTGEARARRAKREMIEANLRLVISIAKKYTNRGLQFLDLIQEGNIGLMKAVDKFEYRRGYKFSTYATWWIRQAITRSIADQARTIRIPVHMIETINKMNRISRQILQETGLEPDPALLATKMEMPEEKIRKIMKISKEPISMETPIGDDDDSHLGDFIEDAVTLAPSDAAVYAGLREATKEVLDTLTPREAKVLRMRFGIEMNTDHTLEEVGKQFDVTRERIRQIEAKALRKLRHPTRSERLKSFLDNNESSQ; from the coding sequence ATGGCGGCAGATCAAGAATTCGACAAGCCTGACATCCCTCAGCCCGAGAAGGAGAGCGCCCCCAGTGGTCGCGCCATGTCGCCGGCCGACGCCGAGGCACGTCGTGCTCGCCTCAAGACGTTGATTGTGCTCGGCAAAGAGCGTGGTTACCTGACCTTTGCCGAAATCAACGACCATTTGCCGGAAGACATGCTGGATGCCGAACAGATTGAAGGCATCATCAGCATGATCGCCGACATGGGCATACAGGTGTATGACGAAGCACCGGATGCCGAGCAATTGCTGATGTCTGACGCAACCCCGGCTGTTGCAGACGACGACGCCGTGGAGGAGGCTGAAGCGGCGCTATCCACGGTTGATTCCGAGTTTGGTCGCACGACTGACCCGGTACGGATGTACATGCGTGAAATGGGTACCGTTGAACTGCTGACCCGTGAGGGCGAAATCGAAATCGCCAAGCGCATTGAAGAAGGCCTCAAGCACATGATCCAGGCGATCTCGGCATGTCCGATGACGATCGCCGAGATGCTGCGCTTGGCCGATGCTGTCGAAAAAGACGAGTTGCGTGTCGATGAATTCATTGATGGTATCGTCGACCCGAATGCAGTTGAGGCAGAAGAAGCAGAATTCAAAGAGCCGAGTGACGAAGAAGAGTTGGCTGCGGCGGAAGAGGAAGAAGAGGACGAAGAAGGTGGTGGTGGCGGTGCCATGAGCGCCAACCTTGAATTGCTCAAGGCTGACATGCTGGCGAAGTTCGCCATTATTCGTCCATTGTATGAAAAGATGATCAAGGCACTGCAGAAGTCAGGGCCGGGCAGTAAGCAATATGCTGAGGTGCAGGAAGCCATTTCCGCTGAGTTGCTGAACATCCGTTTCACGGTCAAGCAAATCGAAGCAATGTGTGATGCATTGCGCAAGCAGGTTGAAGAGATCCGCAGTTACGAACGTGAGATCATGGAGATCTGTGTGAATCGCGCAGGCATGCCGCGCGAGTTGTTCATCAAGAGCTTCCCCAGCCATGAAGTAGATCATGATTGGGTGCTGGATCAGATTGGTCTCGCCAAGCCTTACAGTGAAGCCATTGACCGCCAGAAGCATGCAATTTTTGAAGCACAGAAGCGATTGTCGGTGATTCAGGATCAGGCAATGATCCCGATCAAGGAGTTGAAAGAGATCAATCGTCAGATGTCGACGGGCGAAGCCCGTGCCCGGCGTGCCAAGCGTGAAATGATCGAGGCCAACTTGCGTTTGGTGATTTCGATTGCCAAGAAATATACCAACCGTGGTTTGCAGTTCCTGGATCTGATTCAAGAAGGCAATATTGGCTTGATGAAGGCAGTGGACAAGTTTGAATACCGTCGTGGCTATAAGTTCTCGACTTACGCTACGTGGTGGATTCGCCAGGCTATTACGCGTTCGATTGCCGATCAGGCGCGCACTATCCGGATTCCAGTGCACATGATCGAGACAATCAACAAGATGAATCGTATCTCGCGCCAGATTTTGCAGGAAACAGGCCTTGAGCCCGATCCGGCTTTGCTGGCGACCAAGATGGAAATGCCGGAAGAAAAGATCCGCAAGATCATGAAGATCTCGAAAGAGCCGATTTCAATGGAAACACCGATCGGTGACGATGATGATTCTCATCTGGGTGATTTCATTGAGGATGCAGTGACGTTGGCGCCAAGTGATGCGGCTGTCTATGCTGGCTTGCGTGAGGCTACCAAGGAGGTGCTGGATACGTTGACTCCGCGTGAGGCTAAGGTACTGCGCATGCGTTTTGGTATTGAGATGAATACCGACCATACGCTGGAGGAAGTCGGCAAGCAGTTCGATGTGACCCGTGAGCGTATTCGTCAGATTGAGGCCAAGGCATTGCGTAAGCTGCGCCATCCGACACGTTCCGAGCGGTTGAAGAGCTTTCTGGATAACAACGAAAGCTCGCAATAA
- a CDS encoding cyclic-phosphate processing receiver domain-containing protein has protein sequence MKVFLDDERATPEGWVRVFWPDEAIALLQTGEVEEISLDHDLGDDTRGTGYDVVIWLENEVAMHGLKPPVIHVHSANPPARAQMEQGVLAIQRLANR, from the coding sequence ATGAAAGTCTTTCTAGATGATGAGCGTGCAACGCCGGAAGGTTGGGTGCGTGTATTCTGGCCCGACGAGGCGATTGCGCTGCTTCAGACCGGTGAGGTTGAGGAAATCAGTCTCGATCATGACTTGGGTGATGATACGCGAGGTACGGGATACGATGTCGTGATCTGGTTGGAAAATGAAGTAGCCATGCATGGATTGAAACCGCCGGTGATTCACGTTCATTCGGCCAATCCACCTGCCAGAGCACAGATGGAACAGGGCGTTTTGGCGATTCAACGTTTGGCAAATCGCTAG
- a CDS encoding multicopper oxidase family protein, giving the protein MMKRRRFLTSLGGLATMGFVAPWARAVSGDMAHGMHASMSQAATELADITALPKGALLADLPRLANTTKQDALFRATLVAAPTKHKVMTGTETQCWTYNGNLPGPLIDVFEGDTVEILLENRLPQATTIHWHGLPVPPEHDGNPQDAVPPGEQRWYRFTLPKGSAGTYWYHPHPHGTTPEQVFRGMAGVFIVRTKEDPLADIPERLLLVSDLKLAKDGQIAPNDTNDEMNGREGQFVLVNGQHQPILRFHQGGRERWRIWNASNARYLRLTLPGMRFALVGTDGGLLEHPIPNLTEWLVAPAQRVELIVEVGEQPGLIDLTAAVYARGKMGSVQPDQPQRLLTVDFGAVKATTLAPLPTVLRRIEPLGRHRAKKRVVFSEEMSMADGRHDMKFLLNGRRYDMSRVDLISRINQIELWEIVNQADMDHPFHIHGTQFQVVESVFEGKTTRPAYRAWYDTVNLRAGEIVRIKLVQSFKGLRMFHCHILEHENAGMMAQLKVI; this is encoded by the coding sequence ATGATGAAAAGACGTCGTTTTCTCACCTCGTTGGGTGGTTTGGCTACCATGGGTTTTGTTGCGCCGTGGGCAAGGGCTGTGTCGGGTGACATGGCACATGGCATGCATGCAAGCATGTCTCAAGCTGCAACCGAATTGGCCGATATCACGGCTTTACCCAAAGGCGCCTTGTTGGCAGATTTGCCACGGCTGGCCAATACAACCAAACAGGATGCTCTTTTCCGGGCTACCCTAGTTGCGGCACCGACCAAACATAAAGTGATGACAGGCACCGAAACCCAATGTTGGACCTATAACGGCAATCTGCCAGGTCCATTAATCGATGTGTTTGAGGGTGACACGGTCGAGATTTTGCTGGAAAACCGGTTACCGCAAGCAACTACCATTCATTGGCACGGCCTGCCAGTACCACCCGAGCATGACGGCAATCCGCAAGATGCAGTACCACCTGGCGAGCAACGTTGGTATCGTTTTACCTTGCCCAAAGGCAGTGCCGGTACGTACTGGTATCATCCGCACCCACATGGCACCACGCCAGAACAAGTATTCCGTGGCATGGCCGGGGTCTTCATTGTCCGTACCAAGGAGGATCCGCTGGCGGATATTCCGGAGCGGTTGTTGCTGGTATCTGATCTGAAGCTGGCCAAAGATGGCCAGATAGCGCCAAATGATACCAATGATGAGATGAACGGTCGTGAAGGGCAGTTTGTGTTGGTCAATGGACAGCACCAGCCGATATTGCGCTTCCACCAAGGTGGGCGAGAGCGTTGGCGTATCTGGAATGCCAGCAATGCTCGCTATTTACGCCTGACTTTGCCAGGGATGCGATTTGCGTTGGTCGGAACGGATGGTGGGTTGCTGGAGCACCCCATACCTAACCTCACTGAATGGTTGGTGGCACCCGCTCAACGGGTGGAGCTGATTGTGGAGGTGGGTGAGCAGCCAGGTCTGATTGATCTGACGGCGGCGGTCTATGCGCGGGGTAAGATGGGGAGTGTTCAGCCAGACCAGCCCCAGCGTTTGCTGACGGTGGATTTTGGTGCGGTCAAAGCAACAACGCTGGCACCACTGCCAACGGTGTTGCGACGTATTGAGCCGCTGGGAAGGCATCGTGCCAAAAAGCGCGTGGTCTTTTCGGAGGAGATGTCGATGGCTGACGGTCGCCACGATATGAAGTTTCTGCTGAATGGACGCCGCTACGATATGTCCCGGGTTGATCTGATCAGTCGCATCAATCAGATAGAATTGTGGGAAATTGTCAACCAGGCGGACATGGATCATCCATTCCATATCCACGGCACACAGTTTCAGGTGGTGGAAAGTGTGTTTGAAGGAAAAACGACACGGCCGGCTTATCGTGCTTGGTACGATACCGTCAACCTGCGGGCGGGTGAGATCGTACGTATCAAACTGGTACAGTCGTTCAAGGGGTTGCGTATGTTTCATTGTCATATTCTGGAGCATGAAAATGCAGGCATGATGGCCCAATTGAAGGTGATTTGA
- a CDS encoding DUF2946 domain-containing protein, producing MQINHRFHRFISWLAILAVLMGALVPTISYAMKTPSAESGWVEVCTANGMKWINTAGALVDSPSSLPSDHHIKHCPYCNLHTDQADLPPAASLSLPVMPFTSLVPDRFLSAHTTLHAWVAVQPRAPPFLTV from the coding sequence ATGCAGATCAATCACCGATTCCATCGTTTTATTTCCTGGCTGGCCATTCTGGCTGTGCTGATGGGAGCGTTGGTACCGACAATTTCCTATGCAATGAAAACCCCATCCGCTGAATCGGGCTGGGTAGAAGTCTGCACCGCCAATGGCATGAAATGGATCAATACGGCTGGGGCGTTGGTTGATAGCCCATCTTCGCTACCTAGTGATCATCACATCAAGCATTGTCCCTATTGTAATCTGCATACTGATCAGGCTGATTTGCCCCCTGCAGCCTCCCTGTCGCTACCTGTGATGCCTTTTACCTCACTGGTACCTGATCGTTTTCTCTCCGCGCATACCACTTTGCATGCCTGGGTTGCGGTACAACCCCGTGCCCCCCCTTTCCTGACTGTCTGA
- a CDS encoding TonB-dependent receptor, with product MHYRFCCPDTGLAREADGSHRRQIACLIGMVVATQAWAASTQHRSEESEAMVVTATRTRTLLYTTPAAISRLDEDDLATRQAQSIGDVLQDIPGVAVGGGPRVAGRLPSLRGFTGKQITILVDGARMNEAAGLTTPVLIDPWLLADAEVLRGSGSALYGSGGLGGVISLRTMTARELLGKGQSWGGEIQQQWDQADASQVTRARGYGYRNGLDLLAGISRRDWGEIRQGGGTRLSPNTGHAGQGVIRTGYELIPDGHISINHRRYQEQSTRPNNPQADMALGNPGLVPVQHNHIDQTQTGLAWVQKDAQGDPVITAQLYRTMLETRADANPEQFLPASNSLTQTEGVNLQYVLKPTQWQPRLSFGLDGFRDRQEAAFGGQDNPVIPKGEQAVIGAYVQGAWQPDSRWSMLTGLRLDRYRTKTEAGSWLQHQHVSPKMTLSYQLAPQWQAWGSLAEAYRTPSLSETHMNLRCDNCLFNFAPNLALKPEIDRSLELGINHWGRDWLQAGDRLMLRASMFHSRTRDLISNTVVDSYSRRFPFDGEGLVFQYQNQTRTERTGIEAALSWRWAPWQVDLGYSRLRVRDRQTRAHLFAPPDKLVANIGWQQGEWKVHWRARWVAAQSYDSIEARRTVGYSTQDLWLQWTPIKLDGLALSLGGTNLGDKRYVVYQTDNPSARTIEAGRAWKLAAGWIFR from the coding sequence ATGCATTACCGTTTCTGCTGTCCCGATACAGGTTTGGCACGGGAAGCCGATGGCAGTCACCGTCGACAGATTGCTTGCCTGATCGGCATGGTAGTTGCGACCCAGGCTTGGGCCGCGTCTACTCAGCATCGTTCTGAAGAATCAGAAGCCATGGTGGTGACGGCCACGCGTACCCGTACACTGCTTTACACCACGCCAGCGGCAATCAGTCGACTGGACGAGGATGACTTGGCCACACGTCAGGCCCAGTCCATTGGTGACGTGTTGCAAGATATACCGGGTGTGGCTGTGGGCGGCGGTCCCCGCGTTGCGGGCCGCCTGCCATCTTTGCGTGGTTTTACGGGCAAGCAGATCACCATACTGGTCGATGGAGCCCGCATGAATGAGGCTGCAGGACTCACTACACCGGTGCTGATTGATCCTTGGTTGCTGGCCGATGCCGAAGTGTTGCGTGGGTCAGGTTCCGCGCTGTATGGCAGCGGTGGTCTGGGGGGTGTCATCTCATTGCGAACCATGACCGCACGCGAGTTACTAGGTAAAGGTCAATCATGGGGGGGCGAAATACAGCAGCAATGGGATCAGGCTGATGCCAGTCAGGTGACGCGGGCAAGGGGCTATGGCTATCGCAACGGATTGGATCTGCTGGCTGGTATCAGTCGGCGTGATTGGGGTGAGATCCGTCAGGGTGGTGGGACCCGTTTGTCGCCAAATACCGGGCATGCGGGTCAAGGTGTGATCCGCACGGGCTATGAACTGATACCGGACGGGCATATTTCGATCAACCACCGGCGTTACCAAGAACAGTCAACCCGTCCCAATAATCCGCAAGCCGATATGGCGCTTGGTAACCCGGGTTTAGTGCCAGTACAGCACAATCACATCGATCAGACCCAAACCGGCTTGGCTTGGGTGCAAAAAGATGCTCAGGGTGACCCGGTGATCACGGCACAACTTTACCGCACTATGCTTGAAACCCGTGCTGATGCGAATCCTGAGCAGTTTTTACCTGCCAGCAACAGCCTTACCCAAACAGAAGGCGTCAATCTACAATATGTATTGAAGCCGACACAGTGGCAGCCTCGGCTGAGTTTTGGCCTAGACGGGTTTCGTGATCGACAGGAGGCGGCGTTTGGCGGGCAGGACAATCCGGTCATTCCCAAGGGGGAGCAGGCCGTGATCGGGGCCTATGTTCAAGGTGCATGGCAGCCTGATTCGCGATGGTCGATGCTGACCGGCTTACGGTTGGATCGATATCGCACAAAGACTGAAGCCGGCAGTTGGCTTCAACATCAACATGTCTCACCCAAAATGACCCTCTCATACCAGCTTGCGCCGCAATGGCAAGCCTGGGGCAGCCTGGCAGAGGCTTATCGTACCCCGTCTCTCAGCGAAACCCATATGAACCTGCGTTGTGACAACTGCTTGTTCAATTTTGCGCCCAACCTGGCCTTGAAACCGGAAATCGACCGTAGCCTGGAGCTGGGTATCAACCACTGGGGGAGAGATTGGTTGCAGGCGGGGGATCGGCTGATGCTGCGAGCCAGCATGTTCCATTCCAGAACCCGGGACTTGATCAGCAATACCGTGGTAGATAGCTATAGCCGCCGCTTTCCGTTTGATGGAGAAGGACTGGTGTTCCAGTATCAGAATCAGACACGGACAGAGCGAACGGGTATCGAGGCAGCACTTTCCTGGCGTTGGGCGCCCTGGCAGGTTGATCTGGGCTACAGCCGCCTGCGGGTAAGAGATCGTCAGACACGGGCACACCTGTTTGCACCGCCAGACAAATTGGTGGCGAATATCGGATGGCAGCAAGGCGAATGGAAAGTTCACTGGCGAGCACGTTGGGTTGCGGCGCAATCCTACGACAGCATTGAAGCACGGCGAACTGTTGGATACAGCACGCAGGATTTATGGTTGCAATGGACCCCAATCAAGCTGGATGGCTTGGCGCTGTCGCTGGGCGGTACCAACCTGGGAGACAAGCGCTACGTGGTGTACCAGACCGATAACCCTAGTGCACGGACCATTGAGGCGGGGCGAGCCTGGAAGTTGGCGGCAGGTTGGATTTTCCGGTGA
- a CDS encoding MbnP family copper-binding protein produces the protein MAQRKCLNLVGCVMLGWGISGTADAARTQLITLQVEPQLAGQPVMCGASYPLQGADGVTVRFADLRLFVSAIELVDVEGRAVPLRLEQDGRWQYRDTVLLDFEDGQVSCANGSSEQHRVITGRIQPGRYRGLRFMLGVPARFNHQDATLAPSPLNQTALFWSWQGGYRFMKLELDVLQNGQVSGFPIHLGSTGCQSSSNHQPATRCRQPNRVQVDLPDFDLATDRVRIDLSTLIAHTRLASPTPNTAPGCMSAPDDPDCDGVLSALGLTGGNSQRVFGVVKP, from the coding sequence ATGGCACAGAGAAAATGCTTGAATTTAGTAGGCTGCGTGATGTTGGGCTGGGGCATCAGTGGTACGGCTGACGCAGCCCGTACGCAGCTCATCACACTACAAGTTGAGCCACAACTGGCAGGTCAGCCAGTGATGTGTGGTGCCTCTTATCCATTGCAAGGTGCGGATGGTGTGACCGTGAGGTTTGCCGATCTGCGCCTGTTCGTGTCCGCCATCGAATTGGTGGATGTAGAGGGGAGGGCTGTGCCACTGAGATTGGAGCAGGATGGGCGCTGGCAATATCGTGATACCGTGTTGCTGGATTTTGAAGATGGTCAGGTGAGTTGTGCAAATGGATCGTCTGAACAGCATCGGGTAATCACCGGCCGGATTCAACCCGGTCGCTATCGAGGATTGCGCTTTATGCTGGGTGTGCCGGCCAGATTCAATCACCAGGATGCCACGTTGGCACCCTCCCCGTTGAACCAGACCGCATTGTTCTGGAGCTGGCAAGGCGGCTACCGCTTCATGAAACTGGAACTGGACGTTTTGCAGAATGGGCAGGTCAGCGGCTTCCCAATTCATCTGGGTAGTACGGGTTGCCAGTCGTCCAGTAATCACCAGCCGGCAACGCGTTGCCGGCAACCGAACAGGGTCCAGGTGGATTTGCCGGACTTTGACCTGGCTACCGACCGGGTCCGTATCGACCTGTCTACACTTATTGCGCACACTCGTTTGGCATCCCCAACGCCTAATACGGCACCAGGTTGCATGTCAGCACCAGATGATCCGGACTGCGACGGGGTGTTGTCCGCCTTGGGGTTGACGGGAGGGAATTCGCAACGAGTATTTGGCGTGGTGAAGCCGTGA